A window of Sulfurimonas gotlandica GD1 contains these coding sequences:
- a CDS encoding LexA family transcriptional regulator, translated as MKCFLEIVEEIKSIVSSEFNSKKIFDKDVADVLGISQMNFATMKKRNKVPFGELMDFCAARSISINWMLYGQSPESLVEATNRFYMVKYFSNVNASAGGGADEQCEELEDLELPEQFVYMLGGESEMKNIEAINVSGDSMEPTFSYNDIVFINRAKTDLQRGGIFTIRTEAGLFIKRVQKRIDGKIDIISDNQVYSTQTLELNEIEVIGRVVSRFGDVD; from the coding sequence ATGAAGTGTTTTTTGGAAATTGTTGAAGAAATAAAAAGTATAGTCTCTTCTGAGTTTAACTCAAAAAAAATATTTGATAAAGATGTAGCTGATGTTTTAGGTATATCTCAAATGAATTTTGCGACTATGAAGAAAAGAAATAAGGTTCCATTTGGAGAGCTAATGGATTTTTGTGCAGCTAGAAGCATATCTATAAATTGGATGCTGTATGGTCAATCACCTGAAAGTCTTGTAGAAGCTACAAACAGATTCTATATGGTTAAGTACTTTAGTAATGTAAATGCAAGTGCAGGTGGTGGAGCAGATGAGCAGTGTGAAGAGCTTGAAGATCTTGAGCTTCCAGAACAGTTTGTGTATATGCTTGGTGGTGAGAGTGAGATGAAAAATATTGAAGCTATTAATGTTTCAGGTGATTCTATGGAGCCAACTTTTAGTTATAATGATATTGTATTTATAAACAGAGCAAAGACGGACCTCCAAAGAGGCGGCATCTTTACTATAAGAACTGAAGCAGGACTCTTTATAAAGCGTGTTCAAAAAAGAATAGATGGAAAAATAGATATAATATCTGATAATCAAGTATATTCTACACAGACTTTGGAACTTAATGAAATAGAAGTTATAGGTAGAGTTGTTAGTAGATTTGGTGATGTAGATTAA
- a CDS encoding tRNA (cytidine(34)-2'-O)-methyltransferase — MFNLVLVNPQIPNNTGAIGRLCVNAGASLHIIKPIAFDIDEKAVRRAGLDYWDKLDLHVWESIEEFFEKNTITDNAHFATTKTDKPYFEAEFKEGDFIFFGSETAGIPENILNAHKEQNITIPMTKEGRSLNLAISTGIVLYDAIRQNHSRFKEIL; from the coding sequence GTGTTTAATCTAGTTCTGGTAAATCCACAAATACCAAATAATACAGGTGCAATAGGGCGCTTGTGTGTAAATGCTGGGGCATCGCTGCATATAATAAAGCCAATTGCTTTTGATATAGATGAAAAAGCAGTTCGTAGAGCAGGACTTGATTATTGGGATAAGCTAGATTTACATGTTTGGGAAAGCATAGAAGAATTTTTTGAAAAAAACACAATCACTGATAATGCTCATTTTGCTACAACAAAAACAGATAAACCATATTTTGAAGCAGAATTTAAAGAGGGTGATTTTATCTTCTTTGGTAGTGAGACTGCCGGTATTCCTGAAAATATATTAAATGCTCATAAAGAGCAAAATATAACTATACCTATGACCAAAGAAGGAAGAAGCCTAAATTTAGCTATTAGCACAGGCATAGTTCTTTATGATGCTATAAGACAAAACCATAGTCGTTTTAAGGAGATTTTATGA
- the purU gene encoding formyltetrahydrofolate deformylase produces MSKYRVLIDANDEKGLVHKVSTVFYNNDLNILSNSEFVDKENNKFFMRSVVDGDIDISKLRESLKEVLPKSAGIKLIEPKKKNIIIMATKELHALGDILIRHEADELDANILAVISNYDELESLVTRFNIPYITVSHEGLERIEHEQKIIECIDSFKDVDYIVLAKYMRILTPRFVETYEDKIINIHHSFLPAFIGANPYKQAYNRGVKIIGATAHFVNNNLDEGPIIAQEVIHVDHAYSWKDMQRSGRDVEKVVLSRALKLALEDRIFVYANKTVIF; encoded by the coding sequence GTGAGCAAATACAGAGTTCTTATAGATGCAAATGACGAAAAAGGTTTAGTTCATAAAGTATCAACCGTTTTTTACAACAATGATTTAAATATTTTATCAAATAGTGAGTTTGTTGATAAAGAAAATAACAAATTTTTTATGAGAAGTGTTGTAGATGGTGATATTGATATATCTAAGTTAAGAGAGAGTCTAAAAGAAGTTTTACCAAAGAGCGCAGGAATCAAACTAATTGAACCTAAAAAGAAAAATATTATTATAATGGCTACTAAAGAACTTCATGCTTTAGGAGATATTCTTATTCGTCATGAAGCTGATGAATTAGATGCAAACATATTAGCTGTTATATCAAACTATGATGAACTTGAGTCTTTAGTCACTAGATTTAATATTCCATATATTACTGTATCTCATGAAGGTCTTGAGCGTATAGAGCATGAGCAAAAAATCATTGAGTGTATAGATAGTTTCAAAGATGTTGATTACATAGTTTTAGCTAAATATATGAGAATACTAACTCCTAGATTTGTAGAAACTTATGAAGATAAAATCATCAATATTCATCACTCGTTTTTACCTGCATTCATAGGTGCAAACCCTTATAAGCAAGCTTACAACAGAGGAGTCAAGATTATTGGTGCTACAGCACACTTCGTAAACAATAATCTTGATGAAGGTCCAATCATAGCTCAAGAAGTTATACATGTAGATCATGCTTACAGCTGGAAAGATATGCAACGCTCAGGTAGAGATGTGGAGAAAGTTGTTTTATCACGTGCGCTTAAGCTCGCGCTTGAAGATAGAATTTTCGTATATGCGAACAAAACCGTGATTTTCTAG
- a CDS encoding CiaD-like domain-containing protein, translating to MELKDVILSTLAEMEDNEITKKVLNSSIQPKKMEKSEISDLKPEPPMQTPLLKENRVKKEESSSCVDGELLFLNSLRERLLVLFEGFQAPNNTNIEAKVDMTLNFLEYSLATIDLRAEQLEKGKLK from the coding sequence ATGGAATTAAAAGATGTAATACTATCAACTTTGGCAGAAATGGAAGATAATGAAATTACAAAAAAAGTTTTAAATAGTTCTATTCAACCTAAAAAAATGGAAAAATCAGAGATAAGTGATTTAAAGCCAGAACCTCCAATGCAAACTCCTTTACTTAAAGAAAACAGGGTTAAAAAAGAAGAATCTTCCTCTTGCGTAGATGGTGAACTTTTATTTTTAAACTCATTAAGAGAGAGACTTCTTGTGCTATTTGAAGGTTTTCAAGCACCAAATAATACAAATATAGAAGCTAAAGTAGATATGACGCTAAACTTTTTAGAGTATTCATTGGCTACAATAGATTTAAGAGCAGAGCAGTTAGAAAAAGGAAAATTAAAGTGA
- a CDS encoding tetratricopeptide repeat protein — MQTLTLANIYELQGLKEEALEIYKEVLKKDPSNSDAKIAIRRLSGMRKKFLNVNTQMKDFFLKMEADVEFNEFERWLLKSWN; from the coding sequence ATGCAAACTCTAACATTAGCAAATATTTATGAGCTACAAGGCCTTAAAGAAGAGGCCTTGGAAATTTACAAAGAAGTTTTAAAAAAAGATCCTTCAAACAGTGACGCAAAAATTGCTATAAGAAGACTATCTGGCATGAGAAAAAAGTTTTTAAATGTAAATACTCAGATGAAAGATTTTTTTTTAAAAATGGAAGCAGATGTAGAGTTTAATGAGTTTGAAAGGTGGTTATTAAAGTCATGGAATTAA
- the leuB gene encoding 3-isopropylmalate dehydrogenase → MKNYKIALIKGDGIGPEIVDEAVKVLDAVSSCCGFHFEYEEALMGGCAYDITGDPLPQETINISLNSDAVLFGAIGGEQWDSLPREKRPESGLLRFRKELGVYANLRPAVVYDELVNASSLKPEIVKGVDIMVVRELIGGIYFGEPKGRDENRGWNTMVYTRDEIVRIAHQAFKIAMTRSKRVCSIDKANVLDVSQLWREVVEDVATDYPEVELSHMYVDNAAMQLIRDPRQFDVMLTGNIFGDILSDEASMLSGSIGLLPSASVGAKIGVYEPIHGSAPDIAGQGIANPIATIASASMMLRYALGENAAADKIDEAIKKALSEGYRTQDLAQFDAKEVCSTSEMGSIIANYIVR, encoded by the coding sequence ATGAAAAATTATAAAATAGCACTAATTAAAGGTGATGGAATAGGTCCAGAAATCGTAGATGAGGCAGTTAAAGTCTTAGATGCTGTATCTTCATGCTGTGGCTTTCACTTTGAATATGAAGAAGCTCTAATGGGTGGTTGTGCCTATGATATTACAGGTGACCCACTTCCTCAAGAAACTATAAATATCTCATTAAACTCCGATGCAGTACTTTTTGGTGCTATCGGTGGAGAACAATGGGACTCTTTACCTCGTGAAAAAAGACCAGAAAGTGGACTTTTAAGATTTAGAAAAGAACTTGGTGTTTATGCAAATCTTCGTCCTGCTGTTGTTTATGATGAACTAGTAAATGCTTCATCACTTAAGCCAGAAATAGTTAAGGGTGTTGACATAATGGTCGTTCGTGAGCTTATTGGTGGCATCTATTTTGGTGAGCCTAAAGGTCGTGATGAGAATAGAGGCTGGAACACTATGGTATATACTCGTGATGAGATTGTTCGCATCGCGCACCAAGCTTTTAAGATTGCAATGACAAGAAGCAAAAGAGTTTGTTCTATTGATAAAGCAAATGTTTTAGATGTTTCTCAACTATGGAGAGAAGTTGTTGAAGATGTAGCAACAGACTATCCAGAAGTTGAACTAAGCCACATGTATGTAGATAATGCTGCAATGCAACTTATACGTGATCCTAGACAGTTTGATGTAATGCTAACTGGAAATATATTTGGTGATATTTTAAGTGATGAAGCTAGTATGCTTTCTGGTTCAATTGGTCTTTTACCATCAGCATCTGTTGGAGCTAAAATAGGTGTTTATGAGCCTATTCACGGTTCAGCACCAGATATTGCAGGACAAGGAATTGCTAATCCAATCGCTACTATCGCTTCAGCATCTATGATGTTAAGATATGCTCTTGGTGAAAATGCCGCTGCAGATAAAATAGATGAAGCAATAAAAAAAGCACTTAGCGAAGGCTACAGAACACAAGATTTAGCACAGTTTGACGCAAAAGAAGTTTGTTCAACAAGCGAAATGGGTTCTATTATTGCTAACTACATAGTAAGATAG
- a CDS encoding 3-isopropylmalate dehydratase small subunit, whose translation MQKANIDGKVWTFGKDIDTDLIIAARYLNTSVPEELAKHVMEDADPEFVNNMRVGDVIVAGENFGCGSSREHAPIALKAAGVAAIIAPTFARIFYRNAFNMGLPIFELKESAEISEGDEISVDMNAGTITNKTTNKSYDFIPIPEFMQELIDAGGLMNFAQNEIKGK comes from the coding sequence ATGCAAAAAGCAAATATTGATGGAAAAGTTTGGACTTTTGGAAAAGATATCGACACAGATTTAATTATTGCTGCTCGTTATCTTAACACATCTGTTCCAGAGGAACTTGCGAAACATGTTATGGAAGATGCTGACCCAGAGTTTGTAAATAATATGAGAGTAGGTGATGTTATAGTTGCAGGTGAAAACTTTGGTTGTGGAAGTTCAAGAGAACATGCTCCAATTGCTCTAAAAGCTGCTGGTGTTGCTGCAATAATTGCTCCAACTTTTGCAAGAATCTTTTATAGAAACGCATTTAACATGGGTCTTCCTATATTTGAGCTAAAAGAGAGTGCAGAAATCAGTGAAGGCGATGAAATCAGTGTTGATATGAATGCTGGTACAATCACAAATAAAACTACAAATAAGTCATACGACTTTATTCCAATCCCTGAATTTATGCAAGAACTTATAGACGCTGGCGGATTAATGAATTTCGCACAGAATGAAATAAAAGGTAAATAA
- a CDS encoding diguanylate cyclase domain-containing protein — MAEFYGLEYYLYILIVLLLISIYFNIKQRQLAKKRGENDLVLIKKAYFDPVTELPNRNNLDIIIGEQIIRAFRHKKSFIVAAVKLLNYHDINLRSKTRAQEFVVESSNRLLSSIRNEDMLSRISDNGFIIVFNEYLEKENLNVIFERINTLFSEKFEDEKGTLDIKISIGKSIYPDDATESNELINDAIRKALN, encoded by the coding sequence ATGGCAGAATTTTATGGACTTGAATACTATTTATATATTTTAATAGTTTTGTTACTTATTAGCATTTATTTTAATATTAAACAGAGACAGCTTGCTAAAAAACGTGGTGAAAATGATCTTGTTCTCATAAAAAAAGCTTACTTTGATCCTGTTACTGAGCTACCAAATAGAAACAATCTCGACATAATAATAGGTGAGCAGATAATTAGAGCTTTTAGACATAAAAAATCGTTTATAGTTGCTGCCGTTAAGCTACTTAACTACCACGATATTAATTTGAGATCTAAAACACGTGCTCAAGAGTTTGTTGTAGAATCAAGCAATAGGTTGCTTAGCTCAATCCGTAATGAGGACATGCTTTCTCGAATCTCTGATAATGGATTTATTATTGTATTTAATGAGTACCTTGAAAAAGAAAATTTAAATGTTATATTTGAAAGAATAAACACGCTTTTTAGTGAAAAATTTGAAGATGAAAAAGGTACTTTGGATATAAAAATAAGTATTGGAAAAAGTATATATCCAGATGACGCAACAGAGTCTAACGAATTAATCAATGATGCTATACGTAAAGCTTTAAACTAA
- a CDS encoding methyl-accepting chemotaxis protein: MKTISIKMKMVILIISTVIAVSIAIILQSIHGINEMTEQSVSKYKEEAYQNKESELKNYVSVAMKSIESFYARTSKDKIKKEVESDLKEQTDFLFSIIQQAYDKNKNTMSKSELQKHLMHVVESARYGDSGYFWINDKLPRMIMHPIKPSLNGQDLTTFKDPNGVFLFNDMVKSVKSSDAGVVNYHWAKPGFEKPQPKVSYVRKFEPYGWIIGTGAYVSDVTTKMKSEALKTISQMRFGKDGYFWINDTTPKMIMHPIKPALDGKDLSDTKDPNGIFLFTEMAKIAKDKGEGRVDYSWSKPGLDKPVPKMSYVMLFKDWGWVVGTGEYIDNIEAKIQQMRDDANDQIVASTTQIVLSSMLLVFVITIIVSFAADRAIVKPIRNILEVTEDLAMGEGDLTKRVIVESNDEIRDVANNINKFIQKVHESVDGAKKSSFENSSVSNELSSTALQVGTNVEKSVQIVNQTTEHATKTHSQIQIAIEDANKSKHEMLAANEMLNGARDEIVTLTSKVQSSVESEVELAMKIEELSKDTEQVKDVLIVISDIAEQTNLLALNAAIEAARAGEHGRGFAVVADEVRKLAERTQKSLSEINATINIIVQATNSASDEMGKSSKEMAELSVIASEVESKIRLTTEIVNKATQASDKSVQDFEHTGVQIDYIVKGIEEINTISLENARSVEEIASAAEHLNHMTDDLSTKLEQFKT; encoded by the coding sequence ATGAAAACAATATCGATAAAAATGAAAATGGTTATTCTCATTATATCTACCGTTATAGCCGTTTCCATCGCAATAATTTTGCAGTCTATCCATGGTATAAATGAGATGACTGAACAAAGTGTTTCTAAATATAAGGAAGAAGCTTATCAGAATAAGGAATCAGAACTCAAAAACTACGTTAGTGTAGCTATGAAGTCTATTGAATCTTTTTACGCTAGAACATCAAAAGATAAAATTAAAAAAGAAGTTGAATCTGACCTAAAAGAGCAGACGGACTTTCTTTTTAGCATTATTCAGCAGGCTTACGACAAAAATAAAAATACAATGTCAAAATCAGAACTGCAAAAACATTTAATGCATGTAGTTGAATCTGCTAGATATGGGGACAGTGGATATTTTTGGATAAATGACAAGTTGCCAAGAATGATTATGCATCCAATCAAACCTAGTCTAAACGGACAAGACTTAACTACCTTTAAAGATCCAAATGGAGTTTTCCTATTTAATGATATGGTAAAATCAGTAAAATCCAGTGATGCCGGTGTAGTAAACTATCACTGGGCTAAGCCAGGATTTGAAAAGCCTCAGCCAAAAGTATCTTATGTTAGAAAATTTGAGCCATATGGTTGGATAATAGGTACTGGCGCTTATGTTTCTGATGTAACAACTAAGATGAAAAGTGAAGCATTAAAAACAATATCTCAGATGCGTTTTGGTAAAGATGGATATTTCTGGATAAATGATACAACTCCTAAGATGATTATGCATCCGATAAAACCGGCGCTGGATGGAAAAGACTTGTCTGATACAAAAGATCCAAATGGAATATTTTTGTTTACTGAGATGGCAAAAATAGCAAAAGACAAGGGCGAAGGTAGAGTTGATTACAGTTGGTCAAAACCAGGTTTAGACAAACCTGTTCCAAAGATGTCTTATGTGATGCTATTTAAAGACTGGGGATGGGTAGTAGGTACAGGAGAATATATAGATAACATAGAAGCAAAAATACAACAGATGCGTGATGATGCAAATGATCAAATAGTTGCTTCTACTACACAAATAGTATTATCATCAATGCTTTTAGTCTTTGTGATAACTATCATTGTAAGTTTCGCAGCAGATAGAGCTATTGTTAAGCCTATTAGAAACATCCTTGAAGTTACAGAAGATTTAGCGATGGGTGAGGGTGATTTAACAAAAAGAGTTATAGTTGAGAGTAATGATGAAATAAGAGATGTTGCAAATAACATTAATAAATTTATTCAAAAAGTTCATGAAAGCGTAGATGGAGCAAAAAAATCAAGTTTTGAGAACTCATCTGTTTCTAATGAACTTTCATCAACAGCACTTCAAGTTGGAACTAATGTTGAAAAATCAGTACAAATAGTAAACCAAACTACAGAGCATGCTACGAAAACACATTCTCAAATACAGATAGCTATTGAAGACGCAAATAAATCTAAACATGAGATGCTAGCAGCTAATGAAATGTTAAACGGTGCTAGAGATGAGATTGTAACTCTGACATCAAAGGTTCAAAGTAGTGTTGAATCAGAAGTTGAATTAGCAATGAAAATAGAAGAGCTATCTAAAGATACTGAGCAAGTAAAGGATGTTCTGATAGTTATATCAGATATTGCTGAGCAGACTAATCTATTGGCGTTAAATGCAGCGATTGAAGCGGCTCGTGCAGGTGAGCATGGTCGTGGATTTGCTGTTGTTGCTGATGAAGTCAGAAAACTTGCCGAGAGAACTCAAAAATCATTATCGGAAATTAATGCTACAATTAATATAATAGTTCAGGCTACAAATTCTGCAAGTGATGAGATGGGTAAAAGCTCTAAAGAGATGGCAGAGTTATCTGTAATTGCTTCAGAAGTTGAGAGTAAGATACGATTAACAACTGAAATTGTAAATAAAGCGACGCAAGCAAGTGATAAATCTGTACAGGATTTTGAGCATACTGGTGTTCAAATAGATTATATTGTTAAAGGTATTGAAGAGATAAACACTATATCTTTAGAAAATGCAAGAAGCGTTGAAGAAATAGCAAGCGCTGCTGAGCATCTAAACCATATGACTGATGATTTATCTACCAAGCTAGAGCAGTTTAAAACATAA
- the flgG gene encoding flagellar basal-body rod protein FlgG codes for MMQSLYTASTGMLGMQTQIDTTANNIANVNTIGFKKSRAEFSDLMYKVMSYAGTATSDVTKSPTGIEVGLGVRPTAINKIFSEGSLKQTDNQLDVAITGRGFFKLELPDGTEVYSRNGAFKVDDNGSMVNSDGYKLVPEIVIPPDATDISIGTDGTVTVVQPGQTQATQIGQITLTNFINPAGLHSRGDNLYLETDSSGQPVEGTPGVDGLGVLRQGFVELSNVELVVELTDLITGQRAYDSNSKVITTSDEMLQTTNNLKR; via the coding sequence ATGATGCAATCACTTTATACTGCCTCTACAGGAATGTTAGGGATGCAGACACAGATAGATACAACAGCTAATAATATTGCCAATGTTAATACTATAGGCTTTAAAAAATCTCGTGCAGAGTTTTCTGACTTGATGTACAAGGTTATGTCATACGCCGGAACGGCTACAAGTGATGTAACTAAGAGTCCAACAGGTATAGAAGTAGGGCTTGGTGTAAGACCTACTGCTATTAACAAGATTTTCTCCGAGGGAAGTCTTAAGCAGACAGACAATCAACTAGACGTTGCAATTACTGGTAGAGGTTTCTTCAAACTTGAACTTCCTGATGGAACAGAGGTTTACAGTAGAAACGGTGCTTTTAAAGTTGATGACAATGGAAGTATGGTAAACAGTGATGGATATAAGCTAGTTCCTGAGATAGTTATTCCGCCAGATGCTACAGATATTAGTATCGGTACAGATGGTACAGTTACTGTTGTTCAGCCAGGACAGACTCAAGCAACTCAAATTGGGCAAATCACATTGACAAATTTTATTAATCCAGCGGGATTACACTCACGCGGTGATAACCTTTATTTGGAGACAGACAGTTCAGGACAACCAGTAGAAGGAACCCCTGGTGTAGATGGTCTTGGAGTGCTTAGACAGGGTTTTGTTGAGTTAAGTAATGTGGAGCTTGTTGTTGAGCTTACTGACCTGATTACAGGGCAACGTGCCTATGATTCTAACTCAAAAGTAATCACTACAAGTGATGAAATGCTGCAAACTACAAACAACCTCAAAAGATAG
- a CDS encoding flagellar hook-basal body protein has protein sequence MQSGYYSSAAGMVTQFNRLDTIANNLANVNTVGFKEDNLVVGDFQRLYKEARDELPNKNHSEDGAQFLNRAMTKAPQVVDSYTDFTVGNTQQTDNDMDFALSREGLFFLVKTPQGVRLTRDGSFTKDDEGRLVTKNGYEVLPNDYFEAGGNITFNDDENVIKVDKHGQIYKNIPNSVKLVQGSHLFVAQPDNVALLKKEGNNLYRYDGTTDLKSLDNTEAVMQGFVEKSNVNAVKMMTQMIETNRLVGMYQKAMSVQMDDMNNDAINKIARKA, from the coding sequence ATGCAAAGCGGATATTATAGTTCAGCAGCCGGTATGGTTACTCAGTTTAATCGTTTAGATACCATTGCTAATAATCTTGCAAATGTTAACACGGTAGGTTTTAAAGAAGACAATCTTGTGGTCGGTGACTTTCAGCGTCTTTATAAAGAGGCTAGAGATGAACTACCTAATAAAAATCATTCAGAAGATGGAGCACAGTTTTTAAACAGAGCTATGACAAAAGCTCCTCAAGTTGTCGATTCGTATACAGACTTTACTGTAGGTAATACTCAGCAGACTGATAATGATATGGATTTTGCACTCTCTAGAGAAGGTTTGTTCTTCTTGGTTAAGACTCCTCAGGGTGTTAGACTAACAAGGGATGGTTCTTTCACAAAGGATGATGAAGGAAGGCTTGTTACTAAAAACGGTTATGAAGTTTTGCCAAATGATTACTTTGAAGCTGGTGGAAATATAACATTTAACGACGATGAAAATGTCATAAAAGTTGATAAGCATGGTCAGATTTATAAAAATATACCTAATAGTGTTAAATTAGTTCAAGGTTCACATCTGTTTGTTGCGCAACCAGATAATGTTGCACTTCTTAAAAAAGAGGGTAATAATCTTTATAGATATGATGGAACAACGGATTTAAAATCTCTTGATAATACAGAAGCTGTTATGCAAGGTTTTGTAGAAAAAAGTAATGTTAATGCCGTGAAGATGATGACACAAATGATAGAGACAAATCGCTTAGTTGGAATGTATCAAAAAGCGATGAGTGTTCAGATGGATGATATGAACAACGATGCTATAAATAAAATTGCCAGAAAAGCTTAA
- the rpoD gene encoding RNA polymerase sigma factor RpoD, translating into MTAKDLNKAIDSYFADHKSKDCRTYEALIELFDKQPTAAQAKTIHKLMIKHKTCLYTASEHAKKLNDKEAEARKDAQRKMLANNESDNFDILKEHELLEWSRSDSPVRMYLREMGQIPLLTKEEEIEISKKIEGGESIIIDAICSVPYLIRFILDYREPLINRERRVKELFKSFEDEKEDSEDDSDSDSDTAIEISDEEETKTLTAKDKSRVEKVTLSFKALEKAKKEWIKLAEKIPEDIDGEITSDIVQYFLNVTFKKSVLKDRLLDLGPTSKLINELVKAMETALKSDDGYDKELKRLEYKLPLFNSTLKANHRVLVGKICELTKEDISSMVPEATMVSTYMEIKKLVQTKEASKNSFDMEPEKLLDILEQIKRGKNISEISKTKMAKSNLRLVVSIAKRYTNRGLPFLDLIQEGNIGLMKAVDKFEYQKGYKFSTYATWWIRQAISRAIADQARTIRIPIHMIETINRINKIMRKHLQEHGKEPDVEVIALEVGLSVEKVKNVIKITKEPISLEAPIGNEDDGRFGDFIEDKSSISPSDAILKDDLRVQIEGVLEQLNEREKAVIKLRFGIMDDESDRTLEEIGRELNVTRERVRQIESSAIKKLKHPKVGRKLKSYIEE; encoded by the coding sequence ATGACAGCAAAAGACCTCAACAAAGCTATAGACTCATATTTTGCAGATCACAAGTCAAAAGACTGTAGAACTTACGAAGCATTAATAGAACTTTTTGACAAACAGCCAACAGCAGCTCAAGCTAAAACTATTCATAAATTAATGATAAAACATAAAACATGTCTATATACAGCAAGCGAACATGCTAAGAAGCTAAATGATAAAGAAGCTGAAGCTAGAAAAGATGCTCAAAGAAAAATGCTAGCTAATAATGAATCAGATAATTTTGATATCTTAAAAGAGCATGAACTTCTTGAATGGTCTAGATCAGACTCTCCAGTTCGTATGTACCTTCGTGAAATGGGACAGATCCCTCTTCTTACTAAAGAAGAAGAGATTGAAATTTCTAAAAAAATAGAAGGTGGAGAAAGTATTATTATAGATGCTATCTGTTCTGTGCCTTATCTTATTAGATTTATCCTAGATTACAGAGAACCTCTTATTAATCGTGAAAGAAGAGTTAAAGAACTTTTTAAAAGCTTTGAAGATGAAAAAGAAGATTCAGAAGATGATAGTGATAGCGATAGTGACACAGCTATTGAGATAAGTGATGAAGAAGAGACTAAGACATTGACTGCTAAAGATAAAAGCAGAGTGGAAAAAGTAACTCTAAGCTTTAAAGCACTTGAAAAAGCTAAAAAAGAGTGGATAAAACTAGCAGAAAAAATACCTGAAGACATAGATGGTGAGATTACATCAGATATAGTTCAATACTTTCTTAACGTAACATTTAAAAAGTCTGTTCTTAAAGATAGACTTTTAGATCTTGGTCCAACTTCTAAGCTAATAAATGAACTTGTTAAAGCTATGGAGACAGCACTTAAGAGTGATGACGGGTATGATAAAGAGCTTAAGAGACTTGAATACAAACTACCACTTTTCAACTCTACACTAAAAGCTAATCACAGAGTTCTAGTAGGTAAAATTTGTGAGCTAACTAAAGAAGATATCTCAAGCATGGTTCCAGAAGCTACAATGGTTAGCACATATATGGAAATCAAAAAACTTGTTCAAACCAAAGAAGCTTCAAAAAATAGTTTCGACATGGAACCAGAAAAACTTTTAGATATTTTAGAGCAGATAAAACGTGGTAAAAATATCTCTGAGATCTCTAAGACTAAGATGGCAAAATCTAACCTTAGACTTGTTGTTTCTATTGCTAAGAGATATACAAACCGTGGCTTACCATTCCTTGACCTTATTCAAGAAGGTAACATTGGTCTTATGAAAGCTGTTGATAAATTTGAATACCAAAAAGGTTACAAATTCTCAACTTATGCTACTTGGTGGATTCGTCAGGCTATAAGCCGTGCTATTGCTGATCAAGCAAGAACTATTCGTATCCCAATACACATGATTGAAACAATTAATCGTATCAATAAAATCATGCGTAAACATCTTCAAGAGCATGGTAAAGAGCCAGACGTAGAGGTAATCGCTCTAGAAGTTGGATTATCAGTAGAGAAAGTTAAAAACGTTATAAAAATAACAAAAGAACCTATCTCTCTTGAAGCGCCTATAGGGAACGAAGATGATGGAAGATTTGGTGACTTCATTGAAGATAAATCATCAATCTCGCCTTCAGATGCGATACTAAAAGATGACCTAAGAGTTCAAATCGAAGGTGTTTTAGAGCAATTAAATGAAAGAGAAAAAGCTGTTATCAAACTAAGATTTGGAATAATGGATGATGAGAGCGATAGAACACTAGAAGAAATAGGAAGAGAGCTAAACGTTACTCGTGAGCGTGTTCGTCAAATAGAATCTAGTGCTATCAAGAAACTTAAGCACCCTAAAGTAGGTAGAAAACTAAAAAGTTATATAGAAGAATAA